In a single window of the Pseudodesulfovibrio profundus genome:
- the thpR gene encoding RNA 2',3'-cyclic phosphodiesterase, whose translation MRLFIGLSVPDLYRDNARSMIDAVRATTPSKVSWTKPENLHLTLKFLGNVDAASLPAIIEALSGIRFPAFTMRAGGVHAFPDKGKPRVLWLGLKEGAAECADLADLINQALVPAGFEAEEHPFRSHITLGRVKRYEGDDLRAELRSREIPWPPFTAENFTLWNSDTLPEGPVYTPQAKFTLC comes from the coding sequence ATGCGTCTGTTCATCGGCTTGAGCGTACCGGATCTCTACCGGGACAACGCCCGGTCCATGATTGATGCAGTGCGGGCAACCACGCCCTCAAAAGTAAGCTGGACCAAACCGGAAAACCTCCACCTCACCCTCAAGTTCCTCGGGAACGTCGATGCCGCGTCACTGCCGGCCATCATCGAAGCCCTGTCGGGGATTCGGTTCCCGGCATTCACCATGCGGGCAGGCGGCGTTCACGCTTTTCCCGACAAAGGCAAACCACGCGTTCTCTGGCTTGGGTTGAAGGAAGGGGCTGCGGAATGTGCCGATCTGGCTGACCTGATCAATCAGGCCCTTGTTCCCGCAGGATTCGAGGCCGAAGAGCACCCCTTTCGCAGTCACATCACCCTTGGCAGGGTCAAACGGTATGAGGGCGACGATTTGCGGGCAGAACTGAGAAGCAGGGAAATACCGTGGCCGCCGTTCACCGCAGAGAATTTTACTCTATGGAACAGCGATACACTGCCGGAAGGACCGGTATATACACCACAGGCGAAGTTCACCCTGTGTTGA
- the rdgB gene encoding RdgB/HAM1 family non-canonical purine NTP pyrophosphatase produces the protein MDTIVLATNNKGKIKELSVMLEPFGVTVKSLAEFPEIGDIPETGETFKENAFIKARTVAEITGLVAVADDSGIEIDALDGRPGVYSARYAGEHCDDHDNNEKMLAEMKDVPEEKRTGRYRCVMAASAPNGQEIDTDGAYEIRVGHGYKGDGGFGYDVIVIDPELGCHVAELDPEVKNKRSHRGKAMQKLLALWPDFWERAQS, from the coding sequence ATGGATACCATCGTCCTTGCGACCAACAACAAAGGCAAAATCAAGGAACTGTCCGTCATGCTCGAACCATTTGGCGTGACGGTCAAAAGCCTGGCCGAGTTTCCCGAAATCGGCGACATCCCCGAGACCGGAGAGACCTTCAAGGAAAACGCGTTCATCAAGGCTCGGACCGTGGCCGAGATCACCGGTCTGGTCGCTGTAGCCGACGACTCCGGCATTGAAATCGATGCCCTGGACGGCCGCCCGGGAGTCTACTCCGCCCGCTACGCCGGAGAACACTGCGACGATCACGACAACAACGAAAAGATGCTCGCGGAAATGAAGGACGTACCCGAAGAGAAGCGTACCGGTCGCTATCGCTGCGTCATGGCAGCCTCGGCTCCCAACGGTCAGGAGATCGATACGGACGGTGCCTACGAGATTCGCGTGGGTCATGGATACAAAGGTGATGGCGGCTTCGGCTACGATGTCATCGTCATCGATCCCGAACTCGGTTGTCATGTTGCCGAGCTGGACCCCGAAGTCAAAAACAAACGGTCCCACCGCGGCAAAGCCATGCAGAAACTGCTCGCGCTGTGGCCTGATTTCTGGGAACGAGCCCAGTCATAA
- a CDS encoding two-component system sensor histidine kinase NtrB → MLRDDYHDGKRYVIGVIGDIPALLTFWEMFKDQSNDEVLKEIGVVAAALPGETVLPTAYDMDRSIPTYAGFKKMLDAHPEINMVIEATGRKALVYELRQYLPPSITLVERGAANFFINLLSSNKLWVACKVDLLHTQNMLKTIIDQMDEEILFLDKDGNVMDANQTVFRKTGKKKRQLVGKAYCEIFTTTEDPECSSRKDPVRETVRTGEPAESLTSVVDGTGRMLYYRIYTQPIMDEDGQINHVVAMRRDITQRTSMEQRLQQAEKLASVGELSTYMAHEIRNPLFTISGFANSLVRSESIDEKAREKLTIILKESKRLDDVLRNLMNFTRPTSAQVSEVDINQLITATMDVMSLPCTNQNVTATIDLDPDLAKVKANPDLIKQCLINLVKNSLEAMKDGGKLLVSSTMNTDYVHLTVEDTGHGIPADIRDQVFSPFFSTKGKGAGLGLAQIHKIVDEIGGAVDLISKEHMGTKVILHLPPLLAVAQEDESE, encoded by the coding sequence TTGCTTCGCGACGATTATCACGACGGGAAGCGGTATGTCATCGGTGTCATCGGCGACATCCCTGCCCTACTGACATTCTGGGAGATGTTCAAGGACCAGAGCAATGACGAGGTTCTCAAGGAGATCGGCGTCGTGGCTGCGGCGTTGCCCGGCGAGACCGTGCTGCCCACAGCCTACGACATGGATCGCTCCATCCCCACGTATGCAGGATTCAAGAAAATGCTCGACGCGCACCCCGAGATCAACATGGTCATCGAAGCCACGGGGCGTAAGGCGCTTGTTTATGAACTGCGCCAGTACCTGCCACCTTCCATTACCCTTGTCGAGCGCGGGGCAGCCAACTTTTTCATCAATCTGCTCAGTTCCAACAAGCTCTGGGTGGCCTGCAAGGTCGATCTGTTGCACACCCAGAACATGCTCAAGACCATCATTGACCAGATGGACGAGGAAATACTGTTCCTCGACAAGGACGGCAACGTGATGGACGCCAACCAGACCGTCTTCCGAAAGACCGGCAAGAAAAAGCGTCAACTGGTCGGCAAGGCGTATTGCGAGATTTTCACCACCACCGAAGACCCCGAATGCAGTAGTCGCAAGGACCCGGTTCGGGAAACCGTGCGCACCGGCGAGCCAGCCGAAAGCCTGACATCCGTAGTGGATGGAACAGGCCGGATGCTGTACTACCGAATTTACACCCAGCCGATCATGGATGAAGACGGCCAGATCAACCATGTGGTCGCAATGCGCCGGGACATCACCCAGCGCACCTCCATGGAGCAACGCCTGCAACAGGCGGAAAAACTTGCGTCTGTTGGCGAACTTTCCACCTACATGGCCCATGAGATCCGCAACCCGCTCTTCACCATCAGCGGCTTTGCCAATTCACTGGTCCGCTCTGAATCCATTGACGAAAAGGCCCGCGAAAAGCTGACCATCATCCTCAAGGAATCCAAGCGACTTGATGATGTTCTGCGCAATCTCATGAATTTCACCCGGCCCACTTCGGCCCAGGTCAGCGAGGTCGACATCAACCAGTTGATCACCGCGACCATGGACGTCATGAGCCTGCCGTGTACCAACCAGAACGTCACCGCCACCATTGATCTCGACCCGGACCTTGCCAAGGTCAAGGCCAACCCGGACCTGATCAAGCAATGTCTCATCAATCTGGTGAAGAACAGCCTTGAAGCCATGAAGGACGGGGGCAAGCTGTTGGTCTCCTCGACCATGAACACGGATTATGTCCACCTGACAGTGGAAGACACCGGCCACGGCATTCCGGCCGATATCCGCGACCAGGTGTTCAGCCCGTTCTTTTCCACCAAGGGCAAGGGCGCGGGACTGGGGCTGGCCCAGATTCACAAGATCGTCGACGAGATTGGCGGCGCAGTGGATCTGATCAGCAAGGAGCATATGGGCACCAAGGTCATTCTGCATCTGCCCCCGCTGCTGGCGGTTGCACAAGAAGACGAGTCCGAGTAA
- a CDS encoding IS5 family transposase (programmed frameshift): MQKRHALRDDQWDKIKEYLPGKQSDCGVTAKDNRLFIDAVMWIGKTGAPWRDLPESYGKWSSVHKRFIRWAKKGVWQMIFNTLAVDADTEWLMIDSTIVRAHQHSAGGKGAPPQQSVGKSRGGFSTKVHAATDALGCPTKFILTPGNTADCSMAIPLIEGQAAEHVLADKGYDSDEIVMAIEAMNANPVVPPRSHRKTRRTYDKHLYKERSAIECMFGNLKQFRRIATRYDKLATSYLAFVYVGAMWLWLK, encoded by the exons GTGCAAAAAAGACACGCTCTACGCGACGATCAGTGGGATAAAATCAAAGAATATCTTCCAGGAAAACAAAGTGACTGCGGTGTAACTGCAAAAGATAACAGGCTATTCATTGATGCAGTCATGTGGATTGGCAAGACAGGGGCGCCTTGGCGAGATTTGCCAGAAAGCTATGGCAAGTGGTCTTCGGTCCATAAGAGATTTATCCGCTGGGCCAAGAAAGGTGTATGGCAAATGATCTTCAACACGCTTGCGGTAGACGCTGATACTGAATGGCTCATGATTGACAGCACAATAGTGCGAGCTCATCAGCATTCGGCTGGCGGAAAGGGGGCACCTCC CCAGCAGTCGGTGGGGAAATCTAGAGGAGGGTTTTCAACGAAAGTCCATGCTGCCACAGATGCTCTCGGATGTCCAACTAAATTCATATTAACACCTGGAAATACAGCGGATTGCAGTATGGCGATTCCGCTTATTGAAGGACAGGCTGCCGAGCATGTCCTTGCTGATAAGGGCTATGATTCAGATGAAATTGTAATGGCAATTGAAGCCATGAATGCCAATCCGGTTGTCCCTCCTCGCTCTCACAGAAAGACAAGGCGAACATATGACAAACATCTCTATAAGGAGCGAAGTGCTATAGAGTGTATGTTTGGAAATTTAAAACAGTTTCGAAGGATTGCAACACGATACGACAAGCTGGCGACGTCCTATCTTGCTTTCGTGTACGTAGGAGCAATGTGGCTGTGGCTGAAGTGA
- the rimO gene encoding 30S ribosomal protein S12 methylthiotransferase RimO, with amino-acid sequence MSQSPIISIKVHTVSLGCPKNRVDTERLLGTLGQAMVPVESVAEADLALINTCGFIQPAVEESVNTILEAIRDAEEQAGSDADGKRPLVAVAGCLVSRYGQDLKEELPEVDLWLNTEEIELWPSLVSDALQAPVEQGTPRRLSTGPGHAYLKISEGCSHNCRFCTIPSIRGPHKSWPVDFLVREAEELARAVPEIIVVGQDSTAYGSDLDTGDNLVPLVKGLSQISGLEWLRIMYLYPAGLTEKLLSFLQEVGKPFLPYFDIPLQHAHPDVLSSMGRPFARNPEKVVDRVRRFFPDAALRTTFIVGYPGETDEHFEHLMRFVEKTRFHHLGVFPYWPEDGTPAAAMDNQVDDAVKQYRRDALMELQGNISEEILSEYVGETLPVLIEKPSDEWPGLYIGRTWFQAPEVDGVTYVSAPPETELTPGTIVDVEIEKADTYDLSGLV; translated from the coding sequence ATGAGTCAATCTCCAATTATTTCAATCAAAGTGCACACGGTGAGCCTCGGTTGTCCCAAAAACAGGGTGGACACCGAACGGTTGCTGGGCACCTTGGGGCAAGCCATGGTTCCGGTGGAATCCGTTGCCGAAGCCGATCTCGCCCTGATCAACACCTGCGGGTTCATCCAGCCGGCTGTCGAAGAGTCCGTGAATACCATCCTCGAAGCGATCCGCGATGCCGAGGAACAGGCCGGGAGTGACGCCGATGGAAAACGCCCGCTGGTGGCTGTGGCCGGATGTCTGGTCAGCCGGTACGGGCAGGACCTCAAGGAAGAACTGCCCGAAGTGGACCTGTGGCTGAACACCGAGGAGATCGAGCTGTGGCCTTCGCTGGTTTCCGATGCGTTGCAGGCTCCTGTGGAGCAGGGGACGCCGCGTAGACTTTCCACCGGCCCCGGACACGCCTATCTCAAGATTTCCGAAGGGTGTTCGCACAATTGTCGATTCTGCACCATTCCCTCCATACGCGGTCCTCACAAGAGCTGGCCCGTGGATTTTCTGGTGCGTGAAGCCGAAGAACTGGCCCGGGCAGTCCCGGAGATCATTGTCGTCGGGCAGGACTCCACCGCCTATGGCTCTGATCTCGACACCGGGGACAACCTCGTCCCCCTCGTGAAAGGGCTGTCCCAAATCTCCGGGCTGGAGTGGTTGCGGATCATGTATCTGTATCCGGCCGGACTGACCGAGAAACTGCTCTCCTTTTTGCAGGAAGTCGGCAAACCGTTTCTGCCTTACTTTGATATCCCCTTGCAGCATGCGCACCCGGATGTGCTCTCATCCATGGGCCGCCCTTTTGCACGCAACCCGGAAAAGGTCGTGGACCGCGTTCGTCGCTTCTTCCCGGATGCTGCGTTGCGTACCACGTTCATTGTGGGCTATCCCGGCGAAACGGATGAGCACTTCGAGCACCTGATGCGTTTTGTGGAGAAGACCCGATTCCACCATCTGGGTGTCTTCCCGTACTGGCCCGAAGACGGCACGCCTGCCGCGGCCATGGATAATCAGGTGGACGATGCGGTCAAGCAGTACCGCCGTGATGCGCTCATGGAGTTGCAGGGCAACATCAGCGAAGAAATCCTGAGCGAGTACGTTGGTGAGACATTGCCTGTACTTATCGAGAAGCCATCGGACGAGTGGCCGGGGCTGTATATCGGACGAACATGGTTCCAGGCGCCGGAAGTGGATGGTGTCACCTATGTCAGCGCCCCGCCCGAGACCGAGTTGACGCCAGGGACCATCGTGGATGTGGAGATAGAAAAAGCGGACACCTACGACCTGTCGGGGCTCGTTTAG
- a CDS encoding 3'-5' exonuclease, producing MAHTIDNTRFVAIDFETADPKRDSACAVGIVVVDKGEIVEREYRLIRPPRKKFNPYCVRVHGIYWEDVCDEPSFGEIWPEIEHLFEGADFLVAHNAAFDKSVLNTCCREAGCVTPAQPFLCTVQLSRKTWELACNKLNAVCDYLGIALNHHHAGSDAEACALIAVNGLRENPAFLRKIL from the coding sequence ATGGCTCACACCATTGATAATACCCGTTTTGTCGCCATTGATTTTGAAACCGCTGATCCCAAGCGCGACTCTGCCTGCGCCGTTGGTATCGTGGTGGTGGACAAAGGCGAAATTGTTGAGCGTGAATACCGGTTGATCCGGCCACCGCGCAAGAAATTCAATCCCTATTGTGTTCGTGTTCATGGCATCTACTGGGAAGATGTTTGTGATGAACCTTCGTTCGGCGAGATATGGCCGGAGATCGAACATCTGTTCGAGGGGGCGGATTTTCTGGTGGCGCATAACGCCGCTTTTGACAAATCTGTGCTCAATACCTGTTGCCGGGAAGCCGGTTGCGTAACCCCGGCCCAGCCGTTTCTCTGTACGGTCCAGCTGTCGCGAAAGACCTGGGAGCTCGCCTGTAACAAGCTCAACGCGGTCTGTGACTATCTCGGCATTGCCCTGAACCATCACCATGCCGGGTCAGACGCCGAAGCGTGCGCGCTTATTGCCGTGAACGGCTTGCGCGAGAATCCCGCCTTTCTTCGCAAGATTCTGTAG
- a CDS encoding FAD-binding and (Fe-S)-binding domain-containing protein produces MLPEPYDRIHAELIKFLPEKRVYTDSLRTLAYGTDASFYRLIPKIVVDTECESEVIRILEIVNTFEVPVTFRAAGTSLSGQAISDSILIRLGEGWSGFEILDKAKKIQLEPGIIGSHANRILAPHGKKIGPDPASIDTCKIGGIVANNASGMCCGVAENSYKTLDSMRIVTADGTVLDTADEESRESFRRSHGELLDGLMKLRAAVLDNKSLADRIRRKSKIKNTTGYSLNAIVDFEDPFEILQHLLVGSEGTLAFISNVTYRTVVEHPHKASALMRFPDIRSACEAATICRSIRVSAAELMDRAALASVQDKPGMPPGLADLGPDASALLVEVRGKDEITLQKKIDTVLDAVKDLPSVTPHEFTADPIEFNSLWNVRRGLFPAVGAVRQAGTTVIIEDVAFPIKDLAQATLDLQELFTKHGYDNAIIFGHALEGNLHFVFTQDFNIQSEVDRYAAFMDDVTHMVAEEYKGSLKAEHGTGRNMAHFVELEWGREAYELMEEIKRLFDPKGLLNPGVILNEDPQAHLKDLKPLPVADDIIDKCIECGFCEPICPSRELTLTPRQRIVAYREISRGKLEGVDSKESMEAFRKSFDYDGEATCAADGLCATRCPVAINTGKFIKVYRSWARSTWEKRIASFTASSFGVTTAAIGAALRVAGGTHDLLGDNIMSKSTAALHKHTGKRIPQWNTSMPRAATKPTRTGTPQSDRKVVYFPSCVSQHMGPEKRDTDKSALRDRTLSVLAKAGYEVIHPENMNSLCCGQPWESKGLIEQADKKLSELECALRTASKNGEYPILCDTSPCLFRMQEHITGLTLLEPVQFALTHLVSELEFTPINKRVALHVTCSTRKMGLAAEMEDLARQCAREVVVPNDVYCCGFAGDRGFNYPELNESALKDLPGQLDGCTVGYSTSRTCEIGLSLHGGIPYKNFMFLLDEASWPKS; encoded by the coding sequence ATGCTGCCAGAACCTTACGATAGAATACATGCGGAACTGATTAAATTTCTGCCCGAGAAGAGGGTGTATACCGACTCCCTTCGCACCCTGGCGTATGGCACGGATGCCAGTTTCTATCGCCTCATCCCCAAAATCGTTGTGGATACCGAGTGCGAATCCGAAGTAATTCGTATACTGGAGATCGTCAACACCTTCGAGGTGCCCGTGACCTTCCGGGCGGCCGGGACCTCTCTTTCCGGTCAGGCCATCAGTGATTCCATCCTGATCCGTCTGGGCGAAGGTTGGAGCGGCTTCGAGATTCTGGACAAAGCCAAGAAAATCCAGCTGGAACCCGGCATTATCGGCAGTCATGCCAACCGCATACTCGCGCCCCACGGCAAAAAGATCGGGCCGGACCCTGCCAGTATCGATACCTGTAAAATCGGCGGCATCGTTGCCAACAATGCTTCAGGCATGTGCTGCGGTGTGGCTGAGAACTCATACAAAACCCTCGACTCCATGCGCATCGTCACGGCAGACGGCACGGTTCTGGACACCGCCGACGAGGAAAGCCGCGAGTCATTCAGGCGCAGCCACGGCGAACTGCTGGACGGCCTGATGAAACTCAGAGCAGCGGTTCTCGACAACAAATCGCTGGCCGATCGCATCCGGCGCAAATCCAAGATCAAGAACACCACCGGTTACAGCCTTAATGCCATCGTGGACTTTGAAGACCCGTTCGAGATTCTCCAGCATCTGCTGGTCGGTTCCGAAGGTACCCTCGCCTTTATTTCCAACGTCACCTACCGGACCGTGGTCGAGCATCCGCACAAGGCTTCGGCCCTGATGCGTTTCCCCGACATCCGCTCGGCCTGTGAGGCGGCCACAATCTGCCGTTCCATTCGTGTTTCCGCCGCCGAGCTCATGGACCGCGCCGCTCTTGCATCCGTACAGGACAAGCCCGGCATGCCGCCCGGACTGGCAGACCTCGGCCCGGATGCCAGCGCCCTGCTCGTCGAGGTACGCGGCAAGGATGAAATCACGCTGCAAAAGAAAATCGACACGGTCCTCGATGCCGTAAAAGACCTGCCGAGCGTCACCCCGCACGAGTTCACAGCCGATCCCATTGAGTTCAACTCGTTGTGGAATGTTCGCCGCGGGCTCTTCCCTGCCGTAGGCGCTGTCCGTCAGGCCGGAACAACGGTCATCATCGAGGATGTCGCCTTCCCCATCAAGGATCTGGCGCAGGCCACTCTTGATTTGCAGGAGTTGTTCACCAAACACGGCTACGACAATGCCATCATTTTCGGCCATGCCCTGGAGGGCAACCTGCACTTCGTGTTCACGCAGGATTTCAACATCCAGTCCGAGGTGGACCGCTACGCCGCCTTCATGGACGACGTGACGCACATGGTTGCCGAAGAGTACAAGGGATCGCTCAAGGCCGAGCACGGCACCGGCCGCAACATGGCCCACTTCGTCGAACTGGAGTGGGGCCGCGAAGCCTACGAGCTGATGGAAGAAATCAAGCGTCTTTTCGATCCCAAAGGACTGCTCAATCCCGGCGTCATCCTGAATGAAGACCCGCAGGCCCACCTCAAGGACCTCAAGCCGTTGCCGGTGGCCGACGATATCATCGACAAGTGCATCGAGTGCGGCTTCTGCGAACCGATATGTCCGTCCAGGGAACTGACCCTGACCCCGCGCCAGCGCATCGTGGCCTATCGCGAGATTTCCCGCGGCAAACTGGAAGGGGTGGATTCGAAAGAGTCCATGGAGGCGTTCCGCAAATCCTTCGACTATGACGGCGAAGCCACCTGCGCCGCTGACGGCCTGTGTGCGACACGGTGTCCGGTAGCCATCAACACCGGCAAATTCATCAAGGTGTATCGTTCATGGGCGCGGAGCACCTGGGAGAAGCGTATCGCCTCCTTCACCGCCAGCAGCTTCGGCGTCACCACCGCCGCCATTGGCGCGGCCCTGCGCGTGGCAGGCGGCACCCACGACCTGCTGGGCGACAACATCATGTCCAAGTCAACCGCGGCACTGCACAAGCATACCGGCAAACGCATCCCCCAATGGAATACCTCCATGCCGAGGGCTGCGACCAAGCCGACTCGCACCGGCACACCGCAAAGCGACCGGAAGGTTGTCTATTTCCCCAGTTGTGTTTCCCAGCACATGGGGCCGGAGAAGCGGGATACCGACAAGTCGGCCCTGCGCGACCGGACCCTGAGTGTACTGGCAAAAGCCGGATACGAAGTCATCCACCCGGAGAACATGAACTCTCTGTGCTGTGGACAGCCGTGGGAATCCAAGGGATTGATCGAACAGGCCGACAAGAAGCTCTCGGAACTGGAATGCGCCCTGCGCACTGCCAGCAAAAACGGCGAGTACCCCATACTGTGCGACACCAGTCCCTGCCTGTTCAGAATGCAGGAACATATCACCGGCCTGACACTGCTTGAGCCGGTTCAGTTCGCCCTGACCCATCTGGTCAGCGAGCTGGAGTTCACCCCCATCAACAAGCGCGTGGCTCTGCACGTGACCTGCTCCACTCGCAAAATGGGACTTGCCGCCGAAATGGAAGATCTGGCCCGCCAGTGCGCCCGTGAAGTCGTGGTTCCCAACGATGTGTACTGTTGCGGTTTTGCCGGAGATCGCGGATTCAACTACCCTGAACTGAACGAGTCCGCCCTGAAGGACCTGCCCGGGCAGTTGGACGGCTGCACCGTAGGATACTCCACATCGCGCACCTGCGAAATCGGCCTGTCGCTGCACGGCGGCATCCCGTACAAGAACTTCATGTTCCTGCTCGACGAAGCAAGCTGGCCGAAATCATAG
- the cobM gene encoding precorrin-4 C(11)-methyltransferase: protein MSQTHVYFIGAGPGDPELVTVKGQRLISEADLVLYAGSLVPKAVVDCAGPDATVADSAPMSLEETHAMMVEAVRNGGVVARVHTGDPALFGAIREQMALLDAEGIQYEVVPGVTAGFAAAASACRSYTVPEITQTLIFTRIAGRTPVPESENLRSLAAHGSAMCIYLSAGDPEGVQQELEAGGLHEETLVVMAYRVGWPEEQIVETRLSRLAADSRSNSFTRQTVFLILPGQGRIDSAETKSLLYDTGFSHMFRK, encoded by the coding sequence ATGTCGCAGACGCACGTATATTTCATTGGAGCCGGTCCCGGTGATCCCGAACTGGTGACGGTCAAAGGGCAACGGCTCATCAGCGAGGCCGATCTGGTTCTGTATGCCGGTTCACTGGTCCCCAAGGCGGTTGTGGACTGTGCCGGACCGGATGCCACGGTGGCGGACTCCGCTCCCATGAGCCTTGAGGAGACCCATGCCATGATGGTTGAAGCGGTACGCAATGGCGGCGTGGTGGCGCGGGTGCACACGGGCGATCCCGCCCTGTTCGGTGCCATTCGCGAACAGATGGCGCTGCTGGATGCCGAAGGCATTCAATATGAGGTTGTTCCCGGAGTGACAGCCGGATTTGCCGCTGCCGCATCTGCCTGTCGATCCTACACCGTGCCGGAAATCACGCAGACCTTGATCTTCACCCGTATCGCGGGCAGGACCCCGGTGCCGGAATCCGAAAATCTCCGCTCCCTTGCAGCCCATGGTTCGGCCATGTGCATTTATCTGTCTGCTGGCGATCCCGAAGGAGTGCAGCAGGAACTGGAGGCTGGCGGCCTGCATGAGGAAACACTGGTGGTCATGGCCTATCGCGTCGGGTGGCCGGAAGAGCAAATTGTCGAGACCCGGCTGTCCCGTTTGGCCGCAGATTCCCGGTCCAACAGCTTTACCAGACAGACCGTTTTTCTGATTCTGCCCGGGCAAGGCCGGATTGATTCCGCTGAAACAAAATCATTGCTTTACGACACGGGCTTTAGTCACATGTTCAGGAAATAA
- a CDS encoding transporter substrate-binding domain-containing protein — MDSMRYAIIAFILFVLGIVTVAVAGSKEQYLENGITVAYTKDARPLSFMGTSGRPEGLTIDFWRLWSNKTGIPVRFKLGVWEETIPLVTDGGADVHGGLVKTEERQQLFDYTHPLFDIETVLVVKPGQKGNVDSDFKAGTVGAVKEAHSAQLVLDRFPDVQLSEYLTPQALLEAFVRGEVDGAVVYLPTFHLKNNQRAEPVEYRVAAILETLQIHGAVRKGNTELLGVINDGLAQITKEERDYLKNRWFVPGAEEQSHSFLWLWLSGAVFLVGAVFLALKIALRTRK; from the coding sequence ATGGATTCGATGAGATATGCAATAATAGCATTCATATTATTTGTACTGGGGATCGTTACTGTTGCAGTGGCTGGTTCCAAAGAGCAGTATCTGGAAAACGGCATTACCGTCGCGTACACCAAGGATGCCCGTCCATTGAGCTTCATGGGAACAAGCGGAAGGCCTGAAGGGTTGACCATTGATTTCTGGAGACTCTGGTCCAACAAGACAGGAATTCCTGTTCGGTTCAAACTGGGTGTGTGGGAAGAGACTATCCCGCTGGTGACAGATGGTGGTGCTGATGTTCATGGGGGCCTTGTCAAAACCGAAGAGCGACAACAACTGTTCGATTATACACACCCTCTGTTCGACATAGAGACCGTGCTTGTTGTCAAACCCGGCCAGAAAGGTAACGTGGATAGTGATTTCAAGGCAGGTACTGTGGGTGCCGTCAAGGAAGCTCATTCCGCTCAGCTCGTGTTGGATCGGTTTCCTGATGTGCAGTTAAGCGAATATCTCACGCCGCAGGCTTTGCTCGAAGCCTTTGTCAGGGGCGAAGTCGATGGAGCTGTCGTCTATCTCCCTACATTCCATTTAAAAAACAACCAGCGTGCTGAGCCCGTTGAGTATCGGGTAGCGGCGATTCTGGAAACATTGCAGATTCATGGGGCTGTTCGCAAAGGGAATACAGAGCTCCTTGGCGTCATCAATGACGGTTTGGCTCAGATCACCAAAGAGGAAAGAGACTATCTAAAAAATAGATGGTTTGTGCCTGGTGCTGAAGAGCAGAGCCATAGCTTTCTGTGGTTGTGGCTCTCCGGCGCCGTCTTTCTCGTAGGTGCGGTCTTTCTGGCGCTCAAGATAGCTCTGCGAACCAGAAAGTAG